A stretch of Macrobrachium rosenbergii isolate ZJJX-2024 chromosome 12, ASM4041242v1, whole genome shotgun sequence DNA encodes these proteins:
- the LOC136843648 gene encoding trichohyalin-like, translating into MSAASLASYVYSKFSGSGALTPGGSSDMKNLSRNSSPNPKLTAVWRTKPQKSEDIPNSSPTFKEDGSLLRLLRTKSMPSLVLDKGSPIRQTAPVVMPFSPTAKNDTSLDHSTSSSLASPITSRHVNPRRNLEEIDFLESSTNTSITTPPPSPSGFTTPHVKLMRSVSDGHIIRRRKQQLRSTTLDLPPAGMPSVKTLRLKFDTEKQTDCHDFSRSMANQGSYLKVNKDKQMSGNKTENKNDEPMTILNKSGHDTPEEPTQNKKLVRHESLSRFEPSRFEPQHKEVESKEREVHIPPRSVKSLLKHFESTVHSNKDDETTHTSQRQSRPPKRLVQLSSPELQSSLESDQGTEPETKIVNGDPGKVVFRQRSKSLPAPSENKRSSIANIPANVQKLKMHFERQSGPVEVQPSKGKLSETDKSTSNPHEQTKLDISGNLAKREDGYENSAKAKGKLKKQASIGKVHGTNEQEDECHTQYADNDNQANEEKVPKSPSVKTLRKHFEAPTSPQLSHKDAKERPVRRRHTIASTVKQQFETTAKTPDQKLPQTTHVKDAEKDDQPQPHASVKNLLRQFESQHPKEKASEEIVERVIIKEESLTPSYVRVKPLIREESLIMTNKSGGPTELKDDDSDEEFYNESGISLKLKVQGSVDYNRENLPEGSTRRGVLERNFFQTESSSSEYSGDDEQISTRIENDNWRPKKLQVQSDRDLMEQENRKWEQAEREAMKIQKLEEITLQRERERIALMQVEEERKALEKAERGRIQQEEEQRRQMREKAEKERLATEKADEEKREREKLQQKERERAEQERRERERAQQERKERERLEQIERERVQREQEEREILERERRKQEKEELERKEQERREHEDRERREYEERERAKQEQRAREQMEQEREHQKELERKEKERAEQEEKERERVVQERREREKAELERKELQRQEKEKAEFERKELEREEKEKAEIKIREQEKAEQEKNQQLERESRKRKQAEREILLEKEKAMKEDQEMMVNKKAEKGHEKREEEEEKQRAIQMERDKERAEKERLEREQETEELMKRQKVGKLVDRFTTLQAPESEAIIKGDGSSEALKENFGEGQRESDVSVLIEKFANVKKRSSSASSHSSVEDSSSKQGKETIAPIPTAPSAPAKNVPGKVRNLNADELRFFSQDGAAFEPFVRSQSLRAKKNEPQPFQQRGGSLRVKGSEPHPLSGDTTAMPKSCRQLRPDELRFFAMANNNIYLTKKSANKPSQPQQDFRLGSQDDHRKWPTVSPGDDQGYSDNSDSDSDTSLLRDYDQDNESTDEALLLPVEHLDMSSTPYSDDDDDEAHFSSLTTMDSVIKDDSTPEFPINFHLSKIPAISKQSMHELENLGTLSHDVQIHCLEGEDHCKHNVIDDNQLQKMISDDSALGNIREAINSDIKFSCDEPKTSTPINTVMNTVRTGYGNENLVTAEDGSSAGGYTNNDTGILKEAVLDIQGDHQQYPQRPLLSKFHQNMHLDVNCSSTANSIPNSELPEGLQDVLQSIGVMASPTDAQDHSVITASAFDQNNTPEWTNDENIERITTKPIEDYFLHIDESKEYLSDKEFAVFCILVALLSLIIYFIYDFFF; encoded by the coding sequence ATGTCAGCTGCCAGCCTTGCATCATATGTCTACAGTAAATTTTCCGGAAGTGGTGCTCTGACTCCCGGGGGGTCAAGTGACATGAAGAATCTTTCACGAAACTCGTCTCCTAACCCCAAGCTCACAGCTGTGTGGAGGACCAAACCTCAAAAGAGTGAGGACATACCAAATAGTTCACCAACTTTCAAAGAAGATGGGTCGTTACTCCGACTTCTCCGAACAAAATCCATGCCCTCACTGGTACTGGACAAAGGTTCGCCAATTAGGCAAACAGCACCAGTGGTGATGCCTTTTTCACCCACTGCCAAGAATGACACCTCCCTAGATCACAGTACTTCATCTTCTCTGGCATCACCTATAACAAGCAGGCACGTAAATCCCCGCAGAAATCTAGAAGAGATTGATTTCTTGGAGTCATCTACCAACACATCTATAACTACTCCACCACCAAGTCCTTCGGGATTTACGACCCCCCACGTAAAACTCATGAGGTCAGTATCAGACGGGCACATAATAAGAAGACGGAAGCAACAATTGCGAAGTACGACTCTTGATCTTCCACCAGCAGGCATGCCTTCCGTTAAAACTCTCAGGCTCAAATTTGATACTGAAAAACAAACAGATTGTCATGATTTTTCAAGATCAATGGCTAACCAGGGCTCATATTTAAAGGTTAATAAAGATAAGCAAATGTCAggtaacaaaactgaaaataaaaatgatgaacctATGACAATATTAAATAAATCTGGACATGATACACCAGAAGAACCAACACAAAATAAGAAACTAGTCAGACATGAAAGTCTTAGCAGATTTGAACCTAGCAGATTTGAACCACAACACAAGGAAGTTGAGTCAAAAGAAAGAGAAGTACATATTCCACCGAGGTCAGTCAAAAGCCTCCTAAAACACTTTGAAAGCACTGTACATTCAAATAAAGATGATGAGACAACTCATACATCTCAGAGGCAATCCAGACCACCAAAACGTTTAGTTCAACTGTCCTCTCCTGAACTACAGAGCTCTCTGGAAAGTGACCAAGGAACTGAACCTGAGACTAAAATCGTAAATGGTGACCCTGGAAAAGTGGTATTTCGACAGAGGAGCAAAAGCTTACCTGCACCAAGCGAAAATAAACGGAGTAGCATTGCGAATATTCCTGCAAatgtacaaaaactaaaaatgcattttgaaagACAGAGTGGACCAGTAGAAGTACAGCCTTCAAAAGGAAAGTTAAGTGAAACAGATAAATCCACCTCAAATCCACATGAACAAACAAAGCTGGACATCTCAGGTAATCTTGCAAAGAGAGAAGATGGCTAtgaaaattcagcaaaagctaaAGGCAAGTTAAAGAAGCAAGCATCTATTGGTAAAGTTCATGGGACCAATGAACAGGAAGATGAATGTCACACACAGTATGCAGATAACGATAATCAAGCAAATGAAGAAAAGGTCCCAAAGAGCCCTTCGGTTAAGACCTTGAGAAAGCATTTCGAGGCACCCACATCGCCCCAGCTTTCACACAAGGATGCAAAAGAACGTCCTGTCCGTAGACGACATACTATAGCTTCAACTGTCAAACAGCAATTCGAGACTACAGCTAAAACGCCTGACCAGAAATTGCCACAAACAACACACGTGAAAGACGCAGAAAAAGATGATCAACCCCAACCTCATGCCTCAGTTAAAAATCTTCTTAGGCAGTTTGAATCACAGCACCCAAAGGAAAAGGCAAGTGAAGAAATTGTAGAGAGAGTTATAATCAAAGAGGAGTCACTAACACCATCCTATGTAAGAGTCAAACCTTTAATTCGAGAAGAGTCGCTGATTATGACAAATAAATCAGGTGGCCCTACAGAATTAAAGGATGATGATTCTGATGAAGAATTCTACAATGAAAGTGGAATATCCTTAAAACTTAAGGTACAAGGCAGTGTAGATTACAACAGAGAAAACTTGCCTGAAGGGAGTACAAGAAGGGGTGTCTTAGAGAGAAATTTCTTCCAAACTGAATCATCAAGCAGCGAATATTCAGGTGATGATGAGCAAATATCTACCCGCATAGAGAACGATAACTGGCGACCAAAGAAACTGCAAGTACAAAGTGACAGAGATTTAATGgaacaggaaaatagaaaatgggaacaaGCGGAAAGGGAagcaatgaaaatacaaaaactcgaagaaattactttacaaagagaaagagagcgaatAGCATTAATGCAGGTAGAAGAAGAACGCAAAGCTTTAGAAAAGGCTGAACGTGGGCGGATACAACAGGAAGAAGAACAAAGGAGGCAGATGCGTGAGAAGGCTGAAAAAGAAAGACTGGCTACAGAAAAGGCTGATGAAGAAAAAAGAGAGCgcgaaaaattacaacaaaaagaaAGGGAACGAGcagaacaagaaagaagggaaagagagagggcacAGCAGGAAAGAAAAGAACGCGAAAGATTAGAACAGATAGAGAGGGAAAGAGTACAACGAGagcaagaagaaagagagatactAGAACGAGAAAGGAGAAAACAGGAGAAAGAAGAACTTGAAAGAAaggaacaagaaagaagagagcacgaagatagagaaagaagagaatatgaagagagagagagagcaaaacaagaACAGAGAGCAAGAGAACAGATGGAACAGGAAAGAGAACACCAAAAGGaactagaaagaaaagaaaaagagagagcagaacaagaagagaaagaaagagagagggtcgtgcaagagagaagagagagagaaaaggcagaaCTTGAAAGAAAGGAGCTACagagacaagaaaaagaaaaggcagaGTTTGAAAGAAAGGAgctagagagagaagaaaaagaaaaggcagaGATCAAGATACGAGAACAAGAGAAAGCCGAACAAGAGAAAAATCAACAACTAGAGAGGGAAAGCAGGAAAAGGAAGCAAGCCGAAAGAGAAATActactagaaaaagaaaaggcaatgAAGGAAGACCAAGAAATGATGGTAaacaaaaaagctgaaaaaggtcatgagaaaagggaggaagaagaagagaagcaaAGAGCAATTCAGATGGAAAGGGACAAAGAAAGAGCAGAAAAGGAGCGGTTAGAAAGAGAACAGGAAACCGAGGAACTGATGAAAAGGCAGAAGGTTGGCAAACTGGTTGACAGATTCACTACTTTGCAAGCACCAGAAAGTGAGGCAATAATAAAAGGGGATGGAAGTTCAGAGGCATTAAAAGAGAACTTCGGTGAGGGCCAAAGGGAATCGGATGTTTCCGTTTTAATTGAAAAGTTTGCTAATGTAAAGAAGAGAAGTTCCTCTGCCTCCTCGCATTCCAGTGTGGAGGATTCCTCTTCTAAGCAGGGTAAGGAAACAATTGCACCCATTCCAACAGCTCCATCAGCGCCAGCTAAAAACGTTCCAGGTAAAGTACGCAATCTTAACGCTGATGAACTACGTTTCTTTAGTCAGGATGGGGCGGCGTTTGAACCATTTGTTAGAAGCCAAAGTCTCCGTGCAAAGAAAAATGAACCCCAACCATTCCAACAGAGAGGGGGATCTCTGAGGGTGAAAGGCTCTGAACCACACCCACTATCTGGCGATACTACGGCTATGCCAAAATCCTGTCGGCAACTTCGTCCTGACGAGCTGCGCTTCTTTGCTATGGCCAACAACAACATCTATTTAACAAAGAAATCAGCAAACAAACCTTCACAACCACAGCAGGATTTTCGGCTAGGTAGCCAGGATGACCACAGAAAATGGCCAACAGTGTCTCCTGGCGATGATCAAGGCTACTCAGATAACTCAGACTCAGACTCCGATACCAGTCTACTAAGGGACTACGATCAGGACAATGAGAGCACAGACGAAGCGTTATTGCTTCCAGTAGAGCATTTGGATATGAGTTCAACCCCctacagtgatgatgatgatgatgaagcacATTTTTCAAGCTTAACTACCATGGATTCAGTAATAAAAGACGATTCGACTCCAGAATTTCCTATCAACTTTCATCTTTCAAAAATACCTGCAATTTCCAAGCAATCCATGCATGAACTGGAAAACTTGGGCACTCTCTCACATGATGTGCAAATACACTGCCTGGAGGGAGAAGACCACTGCAAACACAATGTAATTGATGATAATCAATTGCAGAAAATGATATCAGATGACTCTGCACTGGGTAATATACGTGAAGCTATAAACTCTGATATCAAATTTTCTTGTGATGAGCCAAAGACATCAACACCCATAAACACCGTGATGAATACTGTAAGAACAGGTTATGGCAATGAAAACTTAGTTACTGCTGAAGACGGCAGCAGTGCTGGGGGTTATACCAACAATGACACAGGCATTCTGAAAGAAGCAGTGCTGGATATACAAGGTGATCATCAGCAGTATCCTCAGAGGCCCCTCCTCTCTAAATTTCACCAAAATATGCACCTAGATGTTAACTGCAGCAGCACTGCCAATAGCATTCCTAACTCAGAGCTACCAGAGGGCTTGCAGGATGTTCTACAAAGCATAGGTGTCATGGCATCTCCGACTGATGCACAGGACCATAGCGTGATCACTGCAAGTGCCTTCGATCAAAACAACACGCCTGAATGGACCAACGACGAAAATATAGAAAGGATTACTACAAAACCCATCGAAGACTACTTTCTCCATATTGATGAAAGCAAAGAATATTTATCAGACAAAGAGTTTGCCGTATTTTGTATCTTAGTCGCTTTGTTATctcttatcatttatttcatttatgattttttcttttaa